In Mucilaginibacter boryungensis, a single window of DNA contains:
- the trhO gene encoding oxygen-dependent tRNA uridine(34) hydroxylase TrhO, with the protein MEKYQTLLYYCYSTIADAEQFAADHLKFCKSLNLVGRIIVAEEGLNGTVSGTVEACKAYMDAIHADERFAKTDFKIDDVAEPSFVKMHCRYKSEIVHSGLRDPNMIDPNRQTGKHLEPVEFLAMKDRDDVVILDVRSDYEHSLGRFKNAVTLDIENFRDFPAKINELAKFKDKKILTYCTGGIKCEKASALLLHEGFNDVYQLHGGIIKYGKETGGKDFEGKCYVFDNRLSVDVNTVNPVVVSTCRNCGTTSDKMINCANPECNEHFTQCDTCGEKLEGCCSPACQSHPRKRVYDGTGYYVKVPQPVNVKKKELV; encoded by the coding sequence TATTGTTATTCAACAATAGCAGATGCGGAGCAATTTGCCGCCGACCATTTAAAATTTTGTAAAAGCCTGAACCTGGTAGGCCGTATTATTGTAGCCGAAGAGGGCCTGAACGGCACAGTTTCGGGCACGGTTGAGGCCTGTAAGGCATATATGGATGCCATACACGCTGATGAGCGCTTTGCCAAAACCGATTTTAAAATTGACGACGTAGCCGAGCCTTCATTTGTAAAGATGCACTGCCGCTATAAATCGGAAATTGTGCATTCGGGCCTGCGCGACCCAAACATGATAGACCCTAACCGCCAAACCGGCAAACACCTTGAACCTGTCGAGTTTTTGGCGATGAAGGATAGGGACGATGTGGTGATCCTTGATGTGCGGTCGGACTATGAACACTCCCTGGGCCGCTTTAAAAACGCGGTGACGCTGGATATCGAGAACTTTCGCGATTTCCCCGCCAAGATCAACGAACTGGCAAAATTTAAGGATAAGAAAATACTAACTTACTGCACCGGCGGCATCAAATGCGAAAAAGCATCGGCGCTGTTACTGCACGAAGGGTTTAATGATGTTTACCAGTTGCACGGAGGAATCATTAAATATGGCAAGGAAACGGGTGGTAAGGATTTTGAAGGCAAGTGTTATGTGTTCGATAACCGGCTTTCGGTTGATGTGAATACGGTTAACCCGGTTGTAGTTTCTACCTGCCGCAATTGTGGTACCACTAGCGATAAGATGATCAATTGCGCCAACCCGGAATGCAACGAACACTTTACCCAATGCGATACCTGCGGCGAAAAATTGGAAGGCTGCTGTAGTCCCGCCTGCCAAAGCCATCCGCGCAAACGTGTTTACGATGGTACAGGCTATTATGTAAAAGTACCCCAACCGGTGAATGTGAAAAAGAAGGAATTGGTTTAA
- a CDS encoding GlxA family transcriptional regulator, with amino-acid sequence MKHISILVPLGHTSLPNIDGSHQILSQVNTFMADMGKPPLFNVQLVGLDNHIPQRNGMFTIKPDVLVTDVAKTDLIIIPAMYGDIAEVVEANKVFLPWIVEQYQKGAQIASLCIGAFFLASTGLLDGKQAATHWSLAHVFRQIYPDVNLVDDKIMTEDDGIYTSGGAYSYLNLLVYLVEKFAGREIAILISKSFMIDIDRISQSPFIIFQGQKAHEDEPVKKAQEFIENNFADRITVDQLADMLALGRRSLERRFKHATSNTVTEYIQRVKIEAAKKSFESSRKNINEVMYDVGYTDTKAFRTVFKKVTGLSPVEYRNKYNKELAA; translated from the coding sequence ATGAAGCACATATCAATCCTTGTACCGCTTGGGCATACCAGCTTGCCGAATATCGACGGCAGTCACCAGATATTGTCGCAGGTAAACACTTTTATGGCCGACATGGGTAAACCGCCATTATTTAATGTACAGCTGGTGGGGTTAGATAATCATATACCACAACGCAATGGCATGTTTACCATTAAGCCTGATGTACTGGTTACCGATGTGGCAAAAACCGACCTGATCATTATCCCGGCCATGTATGGCGATATTGCTGAGGTAGTGGAAGCGAACAAGGTATTTTTGCCCTGGATAGTTGAGCAATACCAAAAAGGGGCACAAATTGCCAGCTTATGCATTGGGGCTTTTTTCCTCGCATCAACCGGGTTGCTTGACGGCAAGCAGGCGGCCACACATTGGTCGCTGGCGCATGTTTTTCGACAAATATACCCTGACGTGAATTTAGTTGACGATAAGATTATGACCGAAGACGACGGCATTTATACCAGCGGCGGCGCTTATTCGTATCTTAACCTGCTGGTTTACCTGGTTGAGAAGTTTGCGGGGCGCGAAATTGCTATCCTGATCTCTAAATCGTTTATGATCGATATCGATCGGATCAGTCAATCGCCGTTCATCATTTTCCAGGGGCAAAAAGCGCACGAGGATGAGCCGGTAAAAAAAGCACAGGAATTTATTGAAAATAATTTTGCCGATAGAATTACGGTAGACCAGCTTGCGGATATGCTGGCCCTTGGCCGCCGCAGTTTGGAAAGGCGCTTTAAACACGCCACCAGCAATACCGTTACCGAGTATATACAACGCGTAAAGATAGAAGCCGCTAAAAAAAGTTTTGAAAGCAGCCGGAAGAATATTAATGAAGTTATGTACGATGTAGGCTATACCGATACCAAAGCCTTCCGCACCGTATTTAAAAAAGTAACGGGGCTGTCACCGGTGGAGTATAGGAATAAGTATAATAAGGAACTGGCAGCTTAG
- a CDS encoding transcriptional regulator yields the protein MELYSIKHDVKVFCVEAKSFPRGIMEAFDRLNKIVKNMEGRDVFGISKPQNGVIRYRAAASENFDGEGIKLGLSPFSIQKGFYLGETLMNWQQNEMMIMNIFNRLVADKRLDGSAHCIEWYKSPSELLCLALMRTDMVTGDVTELSL from the coding sequence ATGGAGTTGTATAGTATAAAGCATGATGTGAAGGTTTTTTGTGTAGAGGCAAAATCGTTTCCCAGGGGTATAATGGAAGCCTTTGACCGGTTAAATAAGATAGTAAAAAATATGGAGGGGCGCGATGTTTTTGGAATATCAAAACCGCAGAATGGGGTGATCAGGTACCGTGCTGCCGCTTCCGAGAACTTTGATGGGGAAGGAATAAAATTAGGCCTATCGCCTTTTAGTATACAAAAGGGTTTTTACCTGGGCGAAACGCTGATGAACTGGCAGCAGAATGAAATGATGATTATGAATATATTTAATCGACTGGTGGCGGATAAACGGCTCGATGGCTCGGCGCATTGTATTGAATGGTATAAAAGCCCTTCCGAACTTTTATGCCTGGCACTAATGCGTACCGACATGGTGACTGGTGATGTGACAGAATTATCTTTATAA
- a CDS encoding VOC family protein gives MSKINPYIGFNGKTREAMTFYKDIFGGDLEFREVKGSPMEQYWQSAPEGAIYHAALTNGDDIIMMGSDMSGPNGHIAGNIIQLAITCTSEEEINTFFNKLAVDGTIMDPLKDQFWGAIFGAVKDKYGISWMLNYNK, from the coding sequence ATGAGCAAAATCAATCCCTACATCGGCTTTAACGGAAAAACACGTGAAGCGATGACGTTTTACAAAGACATTTTTGGCGGCGACCTGGAATTTCGTGAAGTAAAGGGCTCGCCAATGGAGCAATACTGGCAATCGGCACCCGAAGGGGCTATTTATCATGCCGCGCTTACAAATGGCGATGATATTATTATGATGGGTTCTGATATGTCGGGCCCTAACGGCCATATTGCCGGCAATATCATACAATTGGCCATTACCTGTACCAGCGAAGAAGAGATCAATACCTTTTTTAATAAACTGGCTGTTGATGGTACTATTATGGATCCGTTGAAAGATCAGTTTTGGGGTGCCATATTTGGTGCTGTAAAAGATAAATACGGCATCAGCTGGATGCTGAATTACAATAAGTAA
- a CDS encoding DoxX family protein → MKPKTIKIIYWVLVILLCLFTTFDAIGGITKQQAGIDALHQLGYPIYIMPLLGVLKLLGVVALLQTKYVLVKEWAFAGLAFTFIGAFVSHICSHHPVSYVILPLVFLAYLFVTYGFWNKYETVKVQPQNQSL, encoded by the coding sequence ATGAAACCAAAAACTATTAAAATTATATACTGGGTGCTGGTTATCCTGTTATGCCTGTTCACCACTTTTGATGCCATTGGTGGCATTACCAAACAACAGGCGGGTATTGATGCATTGCATCAGCTGGGTTATCCTATTTATATCATGCCGCTTTTGGGTGTGCTGAAATTATTGGGGGTTGTAGCGTTATTGCAAACAAAATACGTATTGGTTAAAGAATGGGCGTTTGCCGGTTTGGCTTTTACATTTATCGGGGCATTTGTCTCCCACATTTGCTCGCATCACCCTGTTTCATACGTTATTTTGCCTTTGGTATTCCTGGCCTATTTGTTTGTAACCTATGGATTCTGGAATAAATATGAAACTGTAAAAGTGCAGCCCCAAAACCAATCACTTTAA
- a CDS encoding DoxX family protein, which translates to MKKTNIICWISTVLICLVMGGGGIVDAMATPEAVKMVHDQLGYPVYFVSFIGVAKVLGSIVLLIPGFPKLKEWAYAGFTFDLIGATYSSLATGATVTQAAPMLIFFALLAVSYIYYHKRLAAKAAVNN; encoded by the coding sequence ATGAAAAAAACAAATATCATATGCTGGATAAGCACCGTGCTGATATGCCTTGTAATGGGCGGCGGAGGTATTGTTGATGCCATGGCCACACCCGAAGCCGTTAAAATGGTGCACGATCAATTAGGTTACCCGGTTTACTTTGTATCGTTTATTGGTGTTGCTAAAGTTTTAGGTAGTATTGTGCTTTTGATACCTGGTTTCCCTAAATTGAAAGAATGGGCTTATGCCGGTTTTACCTTCGATTTAATAGGCGCTACCTATTCATCGTTAGCCACTGGCGCAACGGTGACGCAAGCTGCGCCCATGCTGATATTTTTTGCCTTGCTGGCAGTATCATACATCTATTACCACAAAAGGCTTGCGGCTAAAGCAGCTGTTAATAATTAA
- a CDS encoding SRPBCC family protein, giving the protein MGILSIIFLIIGAIIVVLLIAAALSSDDYAIETDIVINKPVATVFNYVKYLENQGTYNKWVMIDPNVRKTFKGTDGTVGFFYAWESDNKQVGKGEQTITGLTDNKKVDYHLRFIEPFQGEAESYIATEGLTNGQTKVTWAFFGKRNFMMKLMHIVLNLKKTLKKDLHTSLTNLKTVLEQ; this is encoded by the coding sequence ATGGGCATACTAAGTATCATCTTTCTTATCATCGGTGCAATTATCGTTGTATTACTTATTGCTGCGGCACTATCATCCGATGATTATGCGATTGAAACGGACATCGTAATAAACAAACCAGTGGCAACTGTGTTCAATTACGTAAAATATCTTGAAAACCAGGGCACATACAATAAATGGGTAATGATTGACCCTAACGTGCGCAAAACCTTTAAAGGCACCGATGGCACCGTGGGCTTCTTTTACGCCTGGGAAAGCGATAATAAGCAGGTTGGCAAAGGCGAACAAACCATTACCGGTCTTACCGACAACAAAAAGGTGGACTATCACCTGCGGTTTATCGAACCTTTTCAGGGCGAGGCCGAATCGTACATAGCAACAGAAGGGTTGACCAACGGGCAAACCAAAGTTACCTGGGCTTTTTTTGGTAAACGCAATTTTATGATGAAACTAATGCACATAGTGCTTAACCTGAAAAAGACGTTAAAAAAAGACCTGCACACCAGCCTTACAAACTTAAAAACGGTACTGGAACAATAA
- a CDS encoding GNAT family N-acetyltransferase, translating into MQIRVATLNDIPAIMQVIAEVVPQMRAVGNLQWDNTYPNPAVFEQDINVNQLWLADVAGEIAGVAAITTEQYPEYAQVGLDISETAIVVHRLAVSPRYKGQGIAVALMQQAEKEAIRRGIKFLRIDTNSQNTIAQNLFIKTGYVFAGEIGLEFRPGMRFYCYEKQL; encoded by the coding sequence ATGCAAATACGTGTTGCCACATTAAACGATATCCCTGCTATTATGCAGGTAATTGCAGAGGTTGTCCCCCAAATGCGTGCCGTTGGGAATTTACAGTGGGACAATACTTATCCTAACCCCGCCGTTTTTGAACAGGATATTAATGTAAACCAGCTTTGGTTAGCCGATGTAGCGGGCGAAATTGCAGGTGTTGCTGCTATCACTACCGAACAATACCCTGAATATGCACAGGTTGGTTTAGATATTAGTGAAACCGCTATTGTGGTACACCGGCTGGCTGTTAGTCCGCGTTATAAAGGGCAGGGTATTGCTGTAGCGTTAATGCAACAAGCCGAGAAAGAAGCTATTCGCAGGGGGATCAAATTTTTAAGGATCGATACCAACAGTCAGAATACTATTGCGCAGAATCTGTTTATTAAAACCGGTTACGTGTTCGCCGGAGAAATAGGCCTGGAGTTTCGCCCCGGTATGCGCTTTTATTGTTACGAGAAGCAGCTGTAG
- a CDS encoding FAD-binding oxidoreductase gives MEKIVKILEITDVTHNVKAFRIEKPDGYRFEPGQATEVSINKPEWKDEKRPFTFTSLNEWPYLEFTIKGYHDHDGVTHNLHQLNAGDELILRDVWGAIQYKTDGYFIAGGAGITPFIAILRHLHKDRKLRTNQLFFANKTEKDIIYHHELDAMLGKNAQYILSVEQNPKYDSGHIDKAYLTKHVKDFSKPFYVCGPDEMVNGIVAILKELGADPDSVVFEK, from the coding sequence ATGGAAAAAATTGTAAAGATACTTGAGATAACAGACGTAACACATAATGTAAAAGCCTTTAGGATAGAGAAACCTGACGGCTATCGTTTTGAGCCCGGACAAGCTACTGAAGTATCTATTAATAAGCCCGAATGGAAAGACGAAAAACGGCCCTTTACCTTCACCAGCTTAAACGAATGGCCTTATTTGGAATTTACCATTAAAGGCTATCACGACCATGACGGGGTAACCCATAATTTGCACCAGCTAAATGCAGGCGATGAATTAATACTGCGCGATGTTTGGGGTGCTATCCAGTATAAAACTGATGGTTATTTTATAGCCGGCGGGGCAGGTATTACACCCTTTATAGCAATATTGCGCCATTTGCATAAAGACCGTAAACTACGCACTAACCAGCTTTTTTTTGCCAATAAAACTGAAAAAGATATTATTTACCACCACGAACTGGACGCCATGCTGGGTAAAAATGCGCAGTATATCCTATCGGTCGAGCAAAACCCCAAATATGACAGCGGGCACATTGACAAAGCTTACCTTACCAAGCACGTTAAAGATTTCAGTAAGCCATTTTATGTTTGCGGACCTGATGAGATGGTGAATGGAATAGTAGCGATATTAAAGGAATTGGGCGCCGACCCCGATTCAGTGGTGTTTGAAAAGTAA
- a CDS encoding HAD family hydrolase, translating into MDIKVIAFDADDTLWVNEPYFRRTEEAFCELMSGYLSQHNIERELLKIEIGNLPLYGYGVKGFILSMIETAMTVSDKTISIDVVDRIIQLGKAVLDEPIELLEGVEEVLTALKGKYRLVVATKGDLLDQERKLRKSGLSHYFHHIEVMSEKDDANYMKLIRHLDIQPHELMMVGNSLKSDILPVLNVGGHAVHVPYHITWAHEQIDNNIEHDRFKSVESIKQVLELLN; encoded by the coding sequence ATGGATATAAAAGTGATAGCTTTTGACGCCGATGATACCCTTTGGGTGAACGAACCTTATTTCAGACGTACCGAAGAAGCCTTCTGTGAATTAATGAGCGGCTACCTGTCGCAGCATAATATAGAGCGCGAATTGCTGAAAATAGAAATTGGCAACCTGCCGTTGTATGGTTATGGCGTAAAAGGCTTTATCCTCTCGATGATAGAGACCGCCATGACGGTATCCGACAAAACCATTAGTATTGATGTTGTAGACCGTATTATTCAATTAGGCAAGGCGGTGCTGGATGAACCCATTGAATTATTGGAAGGTGTTGAAGAGGTGCTGACAGCGCTGAAAGGGAAATACCGTTTAGTGGTAGCCACCAAAGGCGATCTGCTTGATCAGGAACGCAAATTGCGTAAATCGGGCCTGAGCCATTATTTTCACCATATCGAAGTGATGTCTGAAAAAGATGATGCCAATTATATGAAGCTGATCCGTCACCTGGATATACAACCGCACGAGTTGATGATGGTGGGTAATTCGTTAAAATCTGATATATTGCCGGTACTAAATGTTGGGGGCCATGCCGTGCATGTGCCCTACCACATTACCTGGGCGCACGAACAAATTGATAATAATATTGAACATGATAGGTTTAAAAGTGTTGAAAGCATAAAGCAAGTGCTTGAACTGCTAAATTAA
- a CDS encoding beta-N-acetylhexosaminidase yields MKKLFLLTGICLFSTAVIAQTANTEPAIIPKPVNIVKHTGSLTLHKNIIIVAPASAKPVSNYLTAKLTNAGIFVTATQQALPAVIRLALNTKADPVIGAEGYHLSVTAKGVVIRANQPAGLFYGVQTLVQLMPKQIESADKVTGITWKIPFVEITDYPRFAWRGLMFDVSRHFFTKAEVKHFIDDMVKYKFNLLHLHLTDDEGWRIEIKSLPRLTQVGAWNVKKVGDFGTFIPPTADEPRDYGGFYTQDDIRELVAYAKERYVNIMPEIDVPGHSLAAVVAYPELSCTPGADQYHVRSGEKIMNWSSTGNTALVDNTLCPANEKVYEFLDKVVTEVAQLFPFPYMHMGGDECAKNFWAQSDAVKALMVKDTLKDMKEVQAYFEKRLEKIVESKGKKFMGWDEIVEGGLGPNAAVMSWRGVKGGIEAARQGHEVVMSPTDFAYLDYMQSDRITEPHVYASLRLSKAYQFEPVPDGVNASLIKGGQGNLWTEQVYNFRQVEYMLWPRGMAISESVWSPKGTKNWPGFFSRVESHFQRLDEAEIKYAPSVYDPSFLPSIAPNNELRIELTTEVPGLDIYYSFDNSFPDRFYPKYTAPLIVPKDAKQLRVITYRGKQPVGRMLTMPIDELNARIKRVPTAPPTTVTPPPNPARPAAPIK; encoded by the coding sequence ATGAAAAAACTATTCCTGCTAACGGGCATTTGCCTGTTTAGTACCGCTGTTATAGCGCAAACTGCCAACACCGAACCGGCCATTATTCCTAAGCCGGTTAACATAGTTAAACATACGGGCAGCCTTACGCTGCATAAAAATATAATAATAGTGGCGCCAGCCTCTGCAAAGCCGGTGAGTAATTACCTTACTGCCAAATTAACCAACGCGGGCATATTTGTTACAGCTACCCAGCAGGCTTTACCAGCCGTGATCAGGCTTGCTTTAAACACCAAGGCCGACCCTGTGATAGGTGCGGAAGGGTACCACCTGTCGGTAACAGCAAAAGGGGTTGTTATTAGAGCTAACCAGCCGGCAGGCCTGTTTTATGGGGTACAAACACTGGTACAGTTAATGCCTAAACAAATTGAAAGCGCAGACAAGGTAACCGGCATAACCTGGAAGATCCCTTTTGTAGAGATAACCGATTACCCGCGCTTTGCCTGGCGCGGACTGATGTTTGATGTTTCCCGCCACTTTTTTACTAAGGCCGAAGTGAAGCACTTTATTGATGATATGGTTAAATACAAGTTTAACCTACTTCACCTGCATTTAACCGATGACGAAGGTTGGCGTATAGAAATTAAAAGTCTGCCCCGCCTAACCCAGGTGGGCGCCTGGAACGTTAAAAAAGTAGGCGACTTTGGCACCTTTATACCCCCAACGGCTGATGAACCCCGCGATTATGGCGGCTTTTATACCCAGGATGATATCCGCGAACTGGTGGCTTACGCTAAGGAACGCTATGTAAATATTATGCCCGAAATTGATGTACCCGGGCACAGCCTGGCAGCAGTAGTGGCGTACCCCGAACTATCGTGCACGCCGGGCGCAGACCAATACCATGTACGCTCGGGCGAAAAAATTATGAACTGGTCCAGTACGGGCAATACCGCCTTAGTTGATAATACCCTATGCCCGGCTAACGAGAAAGTGTACGAGTTTTTAGATAAGGTAGTAACCGAAGTGGCACAATTGTTCCCATTCCCCTACATGCACATGGGTGGCGATGAATGTGCTAAAAACTTTTGGGCTCAAAGCGATGCCGTAAAAGCCCTAATGGTAAAAGATACCCTAAAGGACATGAAAGAGGTGCAGGCCTATTTTGAAAAACGCCTGGAAAAAATAGTAGAAAGCAAAGGCAAAAAATTTATGGGCTGGGATGAAATTGTTGAAGGGGGCCTTGGCCCTAATGCAGCTGTAATGAGCTGGCGCGGGGTTAAAGGCGGTATTGAAGCAGCCCGCCAGGGCCACGAGGTAGTAATGAGCCCTACCGACTTTGCTTACCTGGATTATATGCAATCCGACCGTATTACCGAGCCGCATGTTTATGCATCGTTGCGTTTAAGCAAGGCTTACCAGTTTGAACCTGTGCCCGATGGTGTAAATGCCAGTTTGATAAAAGGCGGCCAGGGTAACCTGTGGACAGAACAGGTATACAACTTTCGCCAGGTAGAATATATGCTTTGGCCGCGTGGCATGGCTATTTCCGAATCGGTATGGTCGCCCAAAGGGACAAAAAACTGGCCAGGTTTTTTTAGCCGGGTTGAAAGTCATTTTCAGCGTTTAGATGAGGCGGAAATAAAATATGCGCCAAGTGTATACGATCCCTCGTTTCTTCCATCCATAGCTCCGAATAACGAATTGAGGATTGAGTTAACAACCGAGGTTCCCGGCCTGGATATTTATTACAGTTTCGATAATTCATTCCCCGACAGGTTCTATCCAAAATATACCGCGCCATTAATTGTGCCGAAAGATGCTAAACAGCTGCGGGTAATTACCTACCGTGGCAAGCAGCCTGTTGGCCGCATGCTGACTATGCCTATTGATGAGTTGAACGCCCGGATAAAACGTGTGCCAACCGCGCCGCCAACAACGGTAACCCCGCCGCCCAACCCTGCGCGACCGGCAGCACCTATAAAATAA
- a CDS encoding class I SAM-dependent methyltransferase: protein MNDNKLYVHYGCGQCAPPEWKNFDVSPTLRIQNTPVLGWLLRSNLGQVFDKNVQYGDITKGLPGIQDNSVDGAYCSHVLEHMSLGDFRKAIANTYKMLKPGGTFRLIMPDIKVLVDDYLADKAKGDPEACIRFIKRTIMGMDERPATLKGRAKQAFGYLGHLWLWDNESAINELQKVGFRNIRQIEFNDSPDPMFKLVENKERFELCVKLEAIK, encoded by the coding sequence ATGAACGATAATAAATTGTACGTGCATTATGGATGCGGACAATGTGCCCCGCCCGAGTGGAAAAACTTTGATGTTTCGCCAACGTTACGTATCCAGAATACGCCGGTACTGGGTTGGTTACTGCGCAGTAACCTTGGGCAGGTTTTTGATAAAAACGTGCAATACGGCGATATTACTAAGGGCTTGCCCGGGATACAAGACAACTCGGTTGATGGGGCCTATTGCTCGCACGTGCTTGAACATATGTCGTTAGGTGATTTTAGGAAAGCAATTGCCAATACTTATAAAATGCTGAAACCGGGTGGCACATTCAGGTTAATTATGCCGGATATTAAAGTATTGGTTGACGATTATCTTGCCGATAAGGCAAAAGGTGATCCTGAAGCTTGTATCCGGTTTATCAAAAGAACCATTATGGGAATGGACGAGCGCCCGGCTACTTTAAAGGGCCGTGCTAAACAGGCGTTTGGCTACCTGGGTCACCTGTGGCTTTGGGATAATGAATCAGCCATTAACGAGCTTCAAAAAGTTGGATTTAGAAACATTCGCCAAATCGAATTTAACGATTCGCCAGACCCTATGTTTAAACTGGTTGAAAATAAAGAGCGCTTCGAGCTTTGCGTAAAATTGGAGGCGATTAAATAA
- a CDS encoding nucleotide pyrophosphohydrolase, whose translation MTIEEAQQLVDNWIKTTGVRYFNELTNTAMLMEEVGEVARIMARQYGEQSFKKSDTEVNLADEMADVLFVLICLANQTGINLTEALEKNLEKKTIRDANRHRDNEKLQ comes from the coding sequence ATGACGATAGAAGAAGCCCAGCAATTAGTAGATAACTGGATAAAAACCACAGGTGTCCGCTATTTTAACGAACTAACTAATACCGCCATGCTGATGGAAGAAGTTGGCGAGGTAGCCCGTATTATGGCCCGGCAATATGGTGAACAATCGTTTAAAAAATCGGATACCGAAGTTAACCTGGCCGATGAAATGGCCGATGTGCTGTTTGTGCTGATTTGCCTGGCTAACCAAACCGGCATTAACCTTACCGAGGCGCTGGAAAAAAACCTGGAAAAGAAAACCATCCGCGATGCCAACCGTCACAGGGATAACGAAAAGTTACAATAG
- the dtd gene encoding D-aminoacyl-tRNA deacylase, with protein sequence MRAVLQRVSEAKCTVDGHITGQINNGFLVLLGIEDADTGEDLHWLAQKIAGMRIFGDENGLMNKSLADVDGDILLISQFTLFAQTKKGNRPSFIRAARPDKAVPLYEQMIEVLTQLTGKKIATGIFGADMKISLVNDGPVTIIMDTKDKDNH encoded by the coding sequence ATGCGTGCAGTATTACAACGTGTTTCTGAAGCCAAATGCACGGTTGACGGCCATATTACCGGGCAAATAAATAATGGCTTTTTAGTTTTATTAGGGATAGAAGATGCCGATACCGGCGAGGACTTGCATTGGCTGGCGCAGAAGATTGCAGGCATGCGCATATTTGGCGATGAGAATGGTTTGATGAACAAAAGCCTGGCAGATGTGGATGGCGACATCCTGCTTATCTCACAATTTACCCTTTTTGCCCAGACAAAAAAAGGCAACCGGCCCTCGTTTATCCGTGCGGCCAGGCCAGATAAGGCTGTCCCCCTGTACGAGCAGATGATAGAAGTGCTAACACAACTTACCGGTAAAAAAATTGCCACCGGCATATTTGGTGCCGATATGAAAATTAGCCTGGTGAACGATGGCCCTGTTACTATAATAATGGATACAAAAGATAAAGACAACCATTAA
- the rsgA gene encoding ribosome small subunit-dependent GTPase A — protein sequence MQGLIIKSTGSWYQVQTPDGNRYEARIKGKFRIKGLTTTNPIAVGDQVDFEFEPGSDNAVINHLHPRKNYIIRKSINLSKQAQIIAANLDQAFLVVTLASPRTSLGFIDRFLVTAEAYDIPACLIYNKLDLFSDEGLEILADHKSIYEKIGYPCYAVSALEGTNIEIIRQLIANKTTLFSGHSGVGKSSLINALLPELAIRTGEVSDWSDKGMHTTTFAEMHELPGGGFIVDTPGIRELGVIDIEKGELSHFFPEMRERMNQCRFNNCRHINEPGCAIVASVEAGEIELSRYESYLSIYHGNDTRA from the coding sequence ATGCAGGGACTCATCATAAAATCTACCGGAAGCTGGTACCAGGTGCAAACGCCGGATGGCAACCGCTATGAGGCCCGCATTAAGGGCAAGTTCCGTATTAAAGGATTAACTACAACTAACCCCATAGCTGTTGGCGACCAAGTTGATTTTGAGTTTGAACCCGGCAGCGATAACGCCGTGATCAACCACCTGCACCCGCGCAAAAATTATATTATCCGTAAGTCTATCAACCTTTCCAAACAGGCGCAGATCATTGCGGCTAACCTCGATCAGGCTTTTTTGGTGGTTACGCTGGCTTCGCCACGCACGTCGCTGGGTTTTATCGACCGGTTTTTGGTAACTGCCGAGGCTTATGATATCCCGGCTTGCCTGATCTATAACAAACTCGACCTGTTTAGCGACGAAGGCCTGGAAATACTGGCCGACCATAAAAGTATATACGAAAAGATAGGGTATCCCTGTTATGCAGTTTCTGCATTAGAGGGAACTAATATTGAAATTATTCGACAGCTCATCGCCAATAAAACAACCTTGTTTTCAGGCCATTCAGGTGTGGGAAAATCAAGTCTCATTAATGCTTTGCTGCCCGAACTGGCCATCCGTACAGGAGAGGTATCCGACTGGAGCGATAAGGGCATGCACACTACCACTTTTGCCGAAATGCACGAATTGCCCGGCGGCGGTTTTATTGTAGACACGCCCGGCATACGCGAATTAGGCGTGATAGATATTGAAAAAGGCGAGTTAAGCCATTTCTTCCCCGAAATGCGCGAACGTATGAACCAGTGCCGTTTTAACAACTGCCGTCATATTAACGAGCCTGGCTGCGCCATAGTTGCCTCGGTTGAGGCTGGCGAGATTGAACTATCCCGTTACGAAAGTTACCTGAGTATTTACCACGGTAACGATACCAGGGCTTAA